One genomic region from uncultured Subdoligranulum sp. encodes:
- a CDS encoding thiamine diphosphokinase: MSKRAVVFSAVPIGREMASYLQPQDFIVACDAGYRNAARLGVRPDLIVGDFDSAPQPETDRQTIVLPHVKDDTDTQYAARWLVEHGYDEVVLLGALGGARIEHMFANISTGLYLALHGAKAILADARSEMHYLLPGCPLALERKDWMYLSVYALGAPMTGVNLRGVYYPLQDTTLTELDYPLGTSNEFTEPVAHLDCATGHGLVVLTRADW; encoded by the coding sequence ATGAGCAAACGTGCCGTTGTGTTTTCAGCGGTCCCCATCGGAAGGGAGATGGCCAGCTATTTGCAGCCGCAGGACTTTATCGTGGCCTGTGATGCCGGGTATCGGAATGCCGCCAGACTGGGAGTTCGCCCGGATCTGATCGTCGGTGACTTCGATTCGGCGCCGCAGCCGGAAACCGACCGGCAAACCATTGTGTTGCCCCACGTGAAGGACGATACCGATACCCAGTACGCGGCCCGTTGGCTGGTGGAGCATGGGTATGACGAGGTGGTTCTGCTGGGCGCGTTGGGCGGTGCCAGAATCGAACACATGTTTGCCAACATTTCTACCGGCCTGTATCTGGCGCTGCATGGTGCAAAAGCCATCCTGGCGGATGCCAGAAGCGAGATGCACTATCTATTGCCAGGGTGCCCTCTTGCCCTGGAGCGGAAGGACTGGATGTACTTGTCGGTGTATGCCCTGGGCGCTCCGATGACCGGGGTGAACCTGCGGGGTGTTTACTATCCTTTGCAGGATACAACGCTGACGGAACTGGATTACCCGCTGGGCACAAGCAATGAATTTACGGAACCTGTGGCGCACCTGGATTGCGCTACAGGGCATGGCTTAGTTGTCCTGACGCGGGCGGACTGGTAA
- a CDS encoding Stp1/IreP family PP2C-type Ser/Thr phosphatase — MKIAAITDIGSCRQENQDNYCAQQLAGGTAWGIVCDGMGGVNGGRIAARIATDTMQQYFARQMRALQPGGEKSFIMRGFDVTNRAVYDKATSDPEMLGMGTTGVCAYAGNGYAHIVHAGDSRAYLYHEGELRQITRDHSMVQQLVDSGQITREQASLHPQKNLITRALGVAANIVPEYNRCEIEAGDILLLCTDGLTNMIPDSEIARVLKEVPFFDATSILVDRALQAGGQDNITVLLMGVETTEVNNG, encoded by the coding sequence ATGAAGATCGCCGCGATCACCGATATCGGCAGTTGTCGCCAGGAAAATCAGGATAATTACTGTGCGCAGCAGCTGGCGGGCGGTACGGCCTGGGGCATTGTATGTGACGGCATGGGAGGAGTCAATGGCGGACGTATTGCGGCGCGCATTGCCACCGATACCATGCAACAGTACTTTGCCCGGCAGATGCGTGCTTTACAGCCGGGCGGAGAGAAGAGCTTTATTATGCGAGGGTTCGATGTGACGAACCGCGCGGTGTATGATAAGGCTACCTCGGATCCCGAGATGCTGGGCATGGGAACCACCGGTGTGTGTGCATATGCCGGAAACGGATATGCGCATATCGTGCACGCGGGGGATTCCCGTGCGTATCTGTACCATGAAGGTGAGCTCCGGCAGATCACACGGGATCACTCAATGGTTCAGCAACTGGTCGACAGCGGCCAGATCACCCGGGAACAGGCTTCCCTGCATCCGCAAAAGAACCTGATCACCCGGGCGCTCGGTGTGGCGGCCAATATCGTACCGGAATACAACCGCTGTGAGATCGAGGCAGGCGATATTTTGCTGCTGTGTACGGACGGCCTGACGAATATGATTCCGGACAGCGAGATTGCACGGGTGCTGAAAGAGGTTCCTTTCTTTGATGCAACCAGCATTCTGGTGGACCGCGCTTTACAGGCGGGCGGTCAGGACAACATTACGGTTTTGCTTATGGGCGTGGAAACGACGGAGGTCAACAATGGATAA
- the pknB gene encoding Stk1 family PASTA domain-containing Ser/Thr kinase, which yields MDNLIGKRLDGRYLIQSLVGVGGMANVYRGVDERTGNAIAVKVLKEEFLDNEELVRRFKNESKAISILDHPNIVKVYDVSVTDKLQYIVMEYVDGITLKEYLKQRGGALTWKETVHFATQILGALQHAHSKGIIHRDVKPQNIMLLADGSIKMMDFGIARFSRAQSQTVSDKAIGSVHYISPEQAKGDRTDARTDIYSVGVMLYEMLSGRLPFDGDGAVSIAIMQISDKAKPLAQVAPNVPEGLRQITEKAMEKDPAKRYQSAQEMLEAIEAFKRNPSARFAYEYRNTQDNPEKNINRVVNNVKSHNKAGNIRTGEARRAGTSNPGRSKSSRKVRKEKKPFSVLPIFFGMAVAFVIGAAILVYLIFTNSSNLLFSNRADVTIINFVGMTLDEYRASDYNTLLKLQEAEEYNSTYPAGTIIRQNPKAGRTVKEGQKITLTVSLGTQYVTIPETKNMVAEDAEKTLKDMGLNVLQKPMQDNTVANGAVIYTSPAAGETVEGDSTVILYVSRAVISNTNYVPSVTGKTLDDAKNDLKVLNFSVRTIEQASDQPAGTVLNQYPEAGTEARVSSIITLVVSTGVPETPAETPAPTTSDGTVQESWWWSSDGSHQIHQFPDGSMVNENGVACDAQGNPI from the coding sequence ATGGATAATCTGATTGGGAAACGACTGGATGGCCGGTATCTGATACAAAGTCTGGTCGGCGTCGGCGGCATGGCCAACGTCTACCGTGGCGTGGACGAGCGTACGGGAAACGCCATCGCGGTGAAGGTACTGAAAGAAGAGTTCCTGGACAACGAGGAACTGGTACGCCGCTTCAAGAATGAGTCCAAGGCCATTTCGATTCTGGATCATCCGAATATCGTGAAGGTGTACGATGTTTCCGTTACCGATAAACTCCAGTATATCGTGATGGAATATGTCGACGGTATCACGCTGAAGGAATACCTCAAGCAGCGCGGCGGTGCACTGACCTGGAAGGAAACGGTGCATTTCGCCACACAGATTCTGGGGGCGCTGCAGCATGCCCATTCCAAAGGCATCATCCATCGGGATGTAAAGCCGCAGAATATCATGCTGCTGGCCGACGGCTCCATCAAGATGATGGATTTCGGCATCGCCCGTTTCTCCCGCGCCCAGAGCCAGACGGTCAGCGATAAGGCCATCGGTTCGGTGCACTATATCAGCCCGGAACAGGCCAAAGGCGACAGGACGGATGCGCGCACGGACATCTACTCGGTGGGCGTTATGCTGTACGAGATGCTTTCGGGACGCCTGCCGTTCGATGGAGATGGCGCGGTGTCCATTGCCATCATGCAGATTTCTGACAAGGCGAAGCCGCTGGCCCAGGTGGCACCCAATGTGCCGGAAGGTCTGCGTCAGATCACCGAGAAGGCCATGGAAAAAGATCCTGCCAAGCGGTATCAGAGCGCGCAGGAAATGCTGGAGGCCATCGAAGCTTTCAAGCGCAATCCCTCCGCCCGCTTTGCGTACGAGTACCGCAACACCCAGGACAACCCGGAAAAAAATATCAACCGAGTGGTAAATAACGTGAAATCTCATAACAAAGCCGGCAATATCCGCACAGGGGAAGCCCGTCGTGCGGGAACGTCCAACCCGGGACGCAGCAAGTCTTCCAGAAAAGTGCGCAAGGAGAAAAAGCCGTTCTCCGTGCTGCCGATTTTCTTCGGTATGGCCGTGGCTTTTGTCATCGGCGCCGCGATCCTTGTGTACCTTATTTTCACCAATTCCAGCAACCTCCTGTTCTCCAACCGCGCGGATGTGACGATCATCAATTTTGTGGGGATGACACTGGACGAATACCGGGCGTCAGATTATAACACGCTGCTGAAGCTTCAGGAAGCGGAGGAATACAACTCCACCTACCCGGCCGGTACGATCATCCGGCAAAACCCAAAAGCGGGCCGTACGGTCAAGGAAGGTCAGAAAATCACCCTGACGGTCAGCCTTGGTACCCAGTATGTGACGATCCCCGAGACCAAGAACATGGTGGCGGAGGATGCCGAGAAGACCCTGAAGGATATGGGGCTGAATGTGCTGCAAAAACCCATGCAGGACAATACCGTTGCCAACGGTGCCGTAATTTACACCAGCCCGGCTGCCGGTGAAACGGTGGAAGGCGACTCCACGGTGATTCTGTACGTCAGCCGTGCGGTGATCAGCAACACCAACTACGTGCCCAGCGTCACCGGCAAGACCCTGGATGATGCCAAAAATGATCTGAAGGTACTGAACTTCTCGGTGCGTACAATTGAACAGGCCAGCGATCAGCCTGCCGGAACCGTTCTGAACCAGTATCCGGAAGCTGGCACGGAAGCCCGGGTGAGTTCCATCATTACGCTGGTGGTATCCACCGGCGTGCCGGAAACTCCGGCAGAGACACCCGCACCTACAACTTCCGACGGTACCGTTCAGGAAAGCTGGTGGTGGAGCAGTGACGGCAGCCATCAGATCCACCAGTTCCCCGATGGGTCCATGGTGAACGAAAATGGCGTTGCCTGCGATGCGCAGGGTAACCCCATCTGA
- the rsgA gene encoding ribosome small subunit-dependent GTPase A — MNYITKGIGGFYYVRTPDGVVECKARGIFRKRGITPVAGDNVELSADGAMIEEILPRKNVFVRPPVANLDVLFIVASTTQPVPSTLVLDQLAAAAIYKGVQPVLVVTKADLAAADQLAQDYATSGIPLIPLHYESGEGLDEIRQYIRGHLCAFCGNSGVGKSTLLNALAPELKRETGQISQKLGRGRHTTREVEVFEICGGRLADTPGFASLEAQKLCRIPKEELQHTFPEFEPHFGQCRFTGCSHRSEVGCAVRDAVEQGAISKSRYASYLAMYEEANARKEWEK, encoded by the coding sequence ATGAATTATATTACCAAAGGCATTGGCGGCTTTTATTATGTTCGCACGCCGGACGGCGTGGTGGAATGCAAAGCGCGCGGTATTTTCCGCAAGCGTGGCATCACGCCGGTTGCAGGAGACAACGTGGAGCTGTCGGCGGACGGGGCAATGATCGAAGAGATCCTGCCGCGCAAGAATGTTTTTGTCCGGCCGCCGGTAGCCAATCTGGATGTGCTGTTCATTGTGGCCAGCACTACGCAGCCGGTCCCCAGCACACTGGTTCTGGATCAGTTGGCCGCAGCAGCCATCTACAAAGGCGTTCAGCCGGTGCTGGTTGTGACCAAAGCGGACCTTGCGGCAGCAGATCAGCTTGCCCAGGACTATGCCACCAGCGGGATCCCTTTGATTCCTCTTCACTACGAATCGGGAGAGGGCCTGGATGAGATACGCCAGTATATCAGGGGCCATCTCTGTGCCTTTTGCGGAAACTCCGGCGTGGGCAAGTCCACCTTGCTGAATGCCCTGGCTCCGGAACTCAAACGGGAGACAGGACAGATCAGCCAGAAACTGGGCCGCGGCAGGCATACCACCCGGGAGGTGGAAGTGTTTGAAATCTGCGGCGGAAGACTGGCTGATACCCCGGGGTTTGCCAGCCTGGAAGCGCAGAAACTGTGCCGCATCCCCAAAGAAGAACTGCAGCATACATTCCCGGAGTTTGAACCCCATTTCGGACAGTGCCGGTTTACGGGATGCTCCCATCGCAGCGAAGTGGGCTGTGCCGTGCGTGATGCAGTGGAACAGGGAGCCATCAGCAAGTCCCGGTATGCCAGTTACCTGGCCATGTATGAAGAGGCCAATGCCCGGAAAGAGTGGGAAAAATGA